From one Azospirillum ramasamyi genomic stretch:
- a CDS encoding ArsC/Spx/MgsR family protein, which yields MAKVIFYGMAGCPANAKQKQQLTAAGHTLVERDLATADLTAADLRAFFGDKDVDAWFNRRAAAVKSGAVNPDALDETAALSAMLADRELIRRPLIQSGDRREAGFDPTTLHGWIGLTSGESCDDKHARGQCDHGHQHFVKAPAA from the coding sequence ATGGCCAAAGTGATTTTCTACGGAATGGCCGGTTGCCCAGCGAACGCCAAGCAGAAGCAGCAGCTGACCGCCGCCGGTCACACGCTGGTCGAACGCGATCTTGCCACCGCCGATTTGACCGCTGCCGACCTCCGCGCCTTCTTCGGCGACAAGGATGTCGACGCCTGGTTCAACCGCCGCGCCGCCGCCGTGAAGTCGGGCGCCGTCAATCCCGATGCTCTCGACGAGACCGCCGCGCTGTCCGCCATGCTGGCAGACCGCGAGTTGATCCGCCGTCCGCTGATCCAGTCCGGCGACCGCCGCGAGGCCGGCTTCGACCCCACCACGCTGCATGGCTGGATCGGCCTGACCTCCGGCGAAAGCTGCGACGACAAGCATGCCCGTGGCCAGTGCGACCACGGCCACCAGCATTTCGTCAAGGCACCGGCCGCCTGA
- a CDS encoding acyl-CoA thioesterase — protein MSGAHAYDFDNGPALRAIAMPADTNPNGDIFGGWLLAQMDLAGGTVAVRRSHGRVATVGIEAMTFHKPVFVGDEVSCFARIEKVGRTSLRVRIETWVRRERSGSDPIKVTEGVFTYVAIGEDRKPREVPPE, from the coding sequence ATGAGCGGAGCGCACGCATACGACTTCGACAACGGCCCTGCCCTGCGGGCCATCGCCATGCCGGCGGACACCAATCCGAACGGCGACATCTTCGGCGGCTGGCTGCTGGCCCAGATGGATCTGGCCGGCGGCACGGTGGCGGTACGGCGCAGCCATGGCCGCGTCGCCACCGTCGGCATCGAGGCGATGACCTTCCACAAGCCGGTCTTCGTCGGCGACGAGGTCAGCTGCTTCGCCCGGATCGAGAAGGTCGGCCGCACCTCGCTGCGCGTCCGCATCGAGACCTGGGTGCGGCGCGAACGCTCCGGCTCCGACCCGATCAAGGTCACGGAAGGCGTGTTCACCTATGTCGCCATCGGCGAGGACCGCAAGCCGCGTGAAGTGCCGCCGGAGTGA
- a CDS encoding alpha/beta fold hydrolase: MPNSPTPGRPALILLPGMPLDAALWDHQLRHLADVADPQVVELADCESIAAMADKVLAAAPDRFAVAGLSMGGYVALEILRRAPQRVDRLALLDTNARPDTAEASVTRREAVALARQGRYGQVIRAALPRLIHPGRMADEGFVRPVLNQMERVGVDGYAREQEAIINRPDSRPGLSAIRCPTLVVCGRQDVLTPPALHEEMAEAIPGARLVLVEDCGHLSAMEQPQAVTALMRDWLLRD; this comes from the coding sequence AACAGCCCCACGCCCGGACGCCCCGCCCTGATCCTGCTGCCCGGCATGCCGCTGGACGCGGCGCTGTGGGACCATCAGCTCCGCCACCTCGCCGATGTCGCCGACCCGCAGGTGGTCGAGCTGGCGGACTGCGAGTCCATCGCCGCCATGGCGGACAAGGTGCTGGCGGCGGCGCCCGACCGCTTCGCCGTCGCCGGCCTGTCGATGGGCGGCTATGTCGCCCTGGAGATCCTGCGCCGGGCGCCGCAGCGCGTTGACAGGCTGGCGCTGCTCGACACCAACGCCCGCCCCGACACGGCGGAGGCGAGCGTCACCCGGCGCGAGGCGGTCGCGCTCGCCCGCCAGGGCCGCTATGGGCAGGTGATCCGCGCCGCCCTGCCCCGCCTGATCCACCCCGGCCGCATGGCCGATGAGGGGTTCGTCAGGCCGGTGCTGAACCAGATGGAGCGGGTCGGGGTGGACGGCTATGCCCGCGAGCAGGAGGCGATCATCAACCGCCCGGACAGCCGCCCCGGACTTTCCGCCATCCGCTGCCCCACGCTGGTGGTCTGCGGACGCCAGGACGTGCTGACCCCGCCCGCCCTGCACGAGGAGATGGCCGAAGCGATCCCCGGCGCGAGGCTGGTGCTGGTCGAGGATTGCGGGCACCTGTCGGCAATGGAGCAGCCGCAGGCGGTGACCGCCCTGATGCGCGACTGGCTGCTGCGGGACTGA
- the parE gene encoding DNA topoisomerase IV subunit B, protein MSDLFENTAPKADSYSAQDIEVLEGLEPVRRRPGMYIGGTDDRALHHLVAEVLDNAMDEAVAGHASRIDLELSADGTVMVRDNGRGIPIDDHPKYPGKSALEVIMTTLHSGGKFSNKVYQTSGGLHGVGLSVVNALSDRLTVEIAREKQLYVQEYSRGLPLGPLAHRGNVNRRGTTIRFHADAEIFGESAHFEPHRLYRLARSKAYLFRGVEIRWSCDPSLLSVDATTPASETLHFPGGLQDYLTAALKDRKTLTRAPFAGALDFPNGQGRVEWAVAWPDDDEGFSHTYCNTVPTPQGGTHEAGLRTALTRGLKAYGELTNNKRAGQVTADDVMGDACILLSVFIREPHFQGQTKEKLVTAEAQRLVETAVKDHFDHWLSGDPQSANALLERLIEKAEERARRKQSKEMTRKSATRRLRLPGKLADCSRNSPEGTELFLVEGDSAGGSAKQARQRETQAILPLRGKILNVASASVDKMKANQELNDLVQALGCGTGKDFSTDKLRYERVIIMTDADVDGAHIASLLMTFFYREMPGLIQEGHLYLALPPLYRLSHGNKQVYARDDAHKDELLSKMFKGKKPDISRFKGLGEMMPAQLRDTTMDPSKRSLLRVVVPNAADPEEKPEFERTRSLVEELMGKKAELRFRFIQDNAKFVKADDIDV, encoded by the coding sequence ATGAGCGACCTTTTCGAGAACACGGCCCCGAAGGCCGACAGCTACTCTGCCCAGGATATCGAGGTTCTGGAGGGGCTGGAGCCCGTCCGGCGCCGGCCGGGCATGTATATCGGCGGCACCGACGACCGTGCGCTGCACCATCTGGTGGCGGAGGTTCTGGACAACGCCATGGACGAGGCGGTGGCCGGACATGCCAGCCGCATCGACCTGGAACTGTCCGCCGACGGCACGGTGATGGTGCGCGACAACGGGCGCGGCATTCCCATCGACGACCACCCGAAATATCCGGGCAAGTCGGCGCTGGAAGTCATCATGACCACGCTGCACTCCGGCGGCAAATTCTCCAACAAGGTCTACCAGACCTCGGGCGGCCTGCACGGCGTCGGCCTGTCGGTGGTGAACGCCCTGTCGGACCGGCTGACGGTGGAGATCGCCCGCGAGAAGCAGCTCTACGTCCAGGAATACAGCCGCGGCCTGCCGCTGGGGCCGCTGGCCCATCGCGGCAACGTCAACCGCCGCGGCACCACCATCCGCTTCCATGCGGATGCCGAGATCTTCGGCGAGAGCGCCCATTTCGAACCGCACCGGTTGTACCGGCTGGCGCGCTCCAAGGCCTATCTGTTCCGTGGGGTGGAGATCCGGTGGAGTTGCGACCCGTCGCTGCTGTCGGTGGACGCCACCACGCCGGCATCGGAGACCCTGCATTTTCCCGGCGGGCTTCAGGACTACCTGACCGCGGCGCTGAAGGACCGCAAGACGCTGACGCGGGCGCCCTTCGCCGGCGCGCTCGACTTCCCCAACGGCCAGGGCCGGGTGGAATGGGCGGTGGCGTGGCCGGATGACGACGAAGGCTTTTCGCACACCTACTGCAACACCGTGCCGACTCCCCAGGGCGGCACCCATGAGGCCGGCCTGCGCACCGCGCTGACCCGCGGCCTGAAGGCCTATGGCGAGCTGACGAACAACAAGCGCGCCGGGCAGGTCACCGCCGACGACGTGATGGGCGACGCCTGCATCCTGCTGTCGGTCTTCATCCGCGAACCGCATTTCCAGGGCCAGACCAAGGAAAAGCTGGTGACGGCCGAGGCGCAGCGCCTCGTCGAAACCGCGGTGAAGGACCATTTCGACCATTGGCTGTCCGGCGATCCGCAGAGCGCAAACGCCCTGCTGGAGCGCCTGATCGAAAAGGCGGAAGAACGCGCGCGCCGCAAGCAGTCCAAGGAGATGACGCGCAAGTCGGCAACCCGCCGCCTGCGCCTGCCCGGCAAGCTGGCGGACTGCTCGCGCAACTCTCCCGAGGGTACCGAACTGTTCCTGGTGGAGGGTGACTCGGCCGGCGGCTCCGCCAAGCAGGCGCGCCAGCGCGAGACCCAGGCCATCCTGCCGCTGCGCGGCAAGATCCTGAACGTCGCCAGCGCATCGGTCGACAAGATGAAGGCCAATCAGGAGTTGAACGATCTGGTCCAGGCGCTGGGCTGCGGCACCGGCAAGGACTTCTCGACCGACAAGCTGCGGTACGAGCGGGTCATCATCATGACGGACGCCGATGTCGACGGCGCCCACATCGCCTCCCTGCTGATGACCTTCTTCTACCGCGAGATGCCGGGCCTGATCCAGGAAGGCCACCTGTATCTCGCCCTGCCGCCGCTCTACCGCCTCAGCCACGGCAACAAGCAGGTCTACGCCCGCGACGACGCCCACAAGGACGAGCTGCTGTCGAAGATGTTCAAGGGCAAGAAGCCCGACATCAGCCGCTTCAAGGGCTTGGGCGAAATGATGCCGGCCCAGCTGCGCGACACGACAATGGACCCGTCCAAGCGCTCGCTTCTGCGCGTGGTCGTGCCCAATGCCGCCGATCCGGAAGAAAAGCCGGAATTCGAGCGTACCCGCTCCCTGGTCGAGGAACTGATGGGTAAGAAGGCGGAGCTTCGCTTCCGCTTCATCCAGGACAACGCGAAGTTTGTGAAGGCGGATGATATCGACGTTTAG